A genomic stretch from Coffea arabica cultivar ET-39 chromosome 10c, Coffea Arabica ET-39 HiFi, whole genome shotgun sequence includes:
- the LOC113713902 gene encoding protein NRT1/ PTR FAMILY 5.10-like, whose protein sequence is MAFYQLGMDGCRNLEAQTQIPFLQRDEVVDGYADYQGYAIKRSESGGWRSASFILVSGSLERFAYFGIESNLISYLTGPLGESIATAAANVNTWIGVASLVPVFGSFFADSFLGRYQAIIVASVIYILGLGLLTLSTVPTSLISVSTFQGRDIVAQILFFVSLYLVALGQVYKSCVQAFGADQFDGNHPDEKKAKSSFFNWWLCCLCIGATAAHLILHYIQDNINWGIGFGIPFIAMKIGLVLFQIGNRTYHFSARQNDADEILNESICQRFIKVLPAAEDSGEAITTKTNGAKIFLRLLPIWSTCLTYTIAMAQVSTLFTKQASTVDRSLGPSFSIPPASLRAFIALSISFCIPIYDQIFVPIARKITNFSTGITMLQRMGTGMAISVMNMVIAALIEMKRLKTAEDFGLVDIPNAAVPMSFWWLVPQFTLIGLTDVFILVGSQEFFYDQVPTELRSLGLSLYFGAAGTGNFLSGFLISAIQKATSQNGRDGWFSDNLNRAHLDYFYWLLAGIGIFGFVLFACLAKSYDYEENAPKENFQP, encoded by the exons ATGGCCTTTTATCAGCTAGG AATGGATGGATGCAGAAACTTGGAAGCACAAACACAAATTCCCTTTCTTCAGAGGGATGAAGTAGTGGATGGCTATGCTGATTACCAAGGTTATGCAATTAAGCGATCCGAATCAGGTGGTTGGAGATCAGCATCTTTCATTCTAG TTTCTGGAAGTCTTGAGAGGTTTGCATATTTTGGAATAGAATCAAATCTCATTAGCTACCTTACTGGGCCCCTTGGAGAATCCATAGCAACAGCAGCTGCAAATGTCAATACATGGATCGGTGTTGCTTCACTTGTACCAGTTTTTGGATCATTTTTTGCAGATTCATTCCTTGGCCGCTATCAGGCAATCATCGTTGCTTCTGTTATTTACATCTTG GGACTAGGCCTTTTGACCCTCTCAACAGTACCTACTTCATTGATCAGCGTTTCAACCTTTCAAGGTAGAGATATAGTGGCTCAGATTCTATTTTTTGTGTCACTATATCTGGTGGCTCTAGGACAAGTATATAAATCATGCGTTCAAGCCTTTGGAGCTGATCAGTTTGATGGAAATCATCCAGATGAGAAAAAAGCCAAGAGCTCATTTTTCAACTGGTGGCTCTGTTGCTTGTGCATAGGTGCTACTGCAGCACATTTGATCTTACACTACATTCAGGACAACATAAATTGGGGAATTGGTTTTGGGATTCCATTTATTGCTATGAAAATTGGTTTGGTCCTATTTCAAATAGGTAATAGAACTTATCACTTTTCTGCCAGACAGAACGATGCAGATGAAATCCTGAATGAGAGCATCTGTCAAAG GTTTATCAAAGTTTTGCCTGCAGCAGAAGACTCAGGGGAAGCAATTACCACCAAGACTAATGGGGCAAAGATATTTCTAAGGCTGCTTCCTATTTGGTCTACTTGTTTAACCTATACAATAGCAATGGCTCAAGTCTCCACATTGTTTACTAAGCAAGCAAGTACAGTAGACAGATCATTAGGGCCAAGTTTTAGCATACCACCGGCCTCGCTGCGGGCTTTCATTGCCCTTTCTATTTCATTCTGCATTCCCATTTACGATCAAATTTTTGTCCCTATTGCAAGAAAAATCACAAATTTTTCCACTGGCATAACAATGCTGCAGAGGATGGGAACTGGGATGGCGATATCCGTCATGAATATGGTTATTGCTGCTCTGATTGAAATGAAAAGACTCAAAACTGCTGAAGATTTTGGTCTGGTTGATATTCCAAATGCAGCAGTTCCCATGAGCTTCTGGTGGTTGGTGCCTCAGTTCACGTTGATCGGCCTTACAGATGTGTTCATTCTTGTAGGTTCACAGGAATTTTTCTATGATCAGGTTCCTACTGAATTAAGGAGTTTGGGGCTCTCCCTTTATTTTGGTGCTGCAGGCACAGGAAACTTCTTGAGTGGTTTTCTCATCTCTGCCATTCAGAAAGCTACAAGTCAAAATGGAAGAGACGGTTGGTTTTCTGATAACTTGAATCGGGCACACCTTGATTACTTCTATTGGCTTCTTGCTGGAATTGGTATTTTTGGATTCGTACTCTTTGCATGCTTGGCAAAATCCTATGACTACGAGGAAAATGCTCCTAAAGAGAATTTTCAACCATAA